One window of Acipenser ruthenus chromosome 17, fAciRut3.2 maternal haplotype, whole genome shotgun sequence genomic DNA carries:
- the notum1b gene encoding inactive palmitoleoyl-protein carboxylesterase notum1b, translating into MKLIHSAFLLVFLQFGSLEGRKGWRSGRGNPQPRRAQQSPPTRDRAEAGVEESFSLDFTAVGEGNMDDFMAQIKNLAQSLYPCSSPNIKHEMRLHSLENTSVVCNDGTPAGYYLKESKGSKRWLIFLEGGWYCFSKENCDTRYDTTRRLMSSTGWPQTKIGTGILSSHPEENPYWWNANMVFIPYCSSDVWSGASTKSDKSDYAFMGSLIIKEVVKELLTKGLDNAKVLLLAGSSAGGTGVLLNVDRVAEQLQEMGHKGIQVRGLSDSGWFLDNKQYRRTDCVDTINCAPTEAIKIGIKYWNGVVPERCKQQFREGEEWNCFFGYKVYPALRSPVFVVQWLFDEAQLTLDNIHLTGQPVQEGQWLYIQNLGRELRNTLKDVPAMFAPACLSHEAITRSYWMDIQVKGTSLPRALHCWDRSLHDNNKNNKNPPKGCPVHLIDSCPWPHCNPTCPTIRDQFTGQEMNVIQFLMHMGFDVQKMAQQQGMEPNKLLGMLSSGS; encoded by the exons ATGAAGCTTATTCATTCGGCTTTCTTGTTGGTCTTCCTCCAATTTGGATCCCTGGAGGGGAGAAAGGGTTGGAGAAGCGGCCGGGGTAACCCCCAGCCCCGCCGGGCGCAGCAGTCTCCCCCTACCCGGGACAGAGCCGAGGCGGGCGTGGAGGAGAGTTTCTCGTTGGATTTCACAGCAGTAGGGGAAGGGAACATGGACGATTTCATGGCACAGATCAAAAACCTGGCCCAGTCTCTGTACCCGTGCTCATCGCCGAACATAAAGCACGAAATGAGGCTCCATTCCTTGGAGAACACATCGGTCGTCTGCAACGACGGGACACCGGCTGG ATATTACCTGAAAGAATCGAAAGGGAGCAAAAGATGGCTAATATTCCTAGAAG GTGGTTGGTACTGCTTCAGTAAAGAGAACTGCGACACCCGATATGATACCACGAGGAGGCTCATGAGCTCAACCGGATGGCCCCAAACCAAAATAG GAACTGGGATCCTGTCTTCGCACCCTGAAGAGAACCCTTACTGGTGGAACGCTAATATGGT ATTCATTCCCTACTGCTCCAGCGACGTTTGGAGTGGAGCATCTACGAAATCCGACAAGA GTGACTACGCCTTCATGGGATCGCTCATCATTAAGGAGGTGGTGAAGGAGCTGCTCACCAAGGGCCTTGATAACGCCAAGGTTCTCCTGCTGGCTGGTAGCAG tgctggCGGGACAGGAGTTCTGCTGAACGTGGATCGTGTGGCTGAACAGCTGCAGGAGATGGGACACAAAGGGATCCAGGTTCGAGGGCTGTCCGACTCCGGCTGGTTCCTCGACAACAAGCAGTATAGAAGGACTGACTGTGTGGACACCATCAACTGTGCTCCAACTGAGGCTATCAAGATAGGAATCAA GTACTGGAATGGCGTGGTGCCTGAACGCTGCAAGCAACAGTTCCGGGAAGGAGAGGAATGGAACTGCTTCTTCGGGTATAAAGTCTACCCAGCTTTACGAA GTCCAGTGTTTGTGGTTCAGTGGCTGTTTGATGAAGCTCAGCTGACGCTTGATAACATCCACCTGACAGGGCAGCCAGTGCAGGAGGGGCAGTGGCTGTACATCCAGAACCTGGGCAGGGAGCTGAGGAACACGCTCAAGGATGTACC gGCAATGTTTGCTCCAGCCTGCTTATCACACGAAGCAATCACGAGAAG TTACTGGATGGATATCCAAGTGAAGGGTACCTCGTTGCCGCGGGCGCTGCACTGCTGGGACCGCAGTCTCCAtgacaacaacaagaacaacaagaaCCCGCCCAAGGGCTGCCCGGTCCACCTGATCGACAGCTGCCCCTGGCCGCACTGCAACCCCACCTGCCCCACGATCCGGGACCAGTTCACCGGCCAGGAGATGAACGTCATCCAGTTCCTGATGCACATGGGCTTCGACGTGCAGAAGATGGCCCAGCAACAGGGCATGGAGCCCAATAAGCTCTTGGGAATGCTGAGCAGCGGCAGCTAA